ACCAAACCTAGAAAGGAAGCGAGAATGCTCCCAACAAGAAAAAAATAAAGATCAATCATACTTATCTATTCGTAAAAAATAGGAGAAGTAGTATAATGGAGAAACATAGATAAGGTGGTGAGGTCAAGATGATGATTCGTTTTGAAGAAAATGTGAGCATAGAAAACGCTCAGCTCGTATGCCAATGGTCCAACTCCCTTGGCAAATCCTTTCAAGAACAATGGATGGGAACAATGATTCCTTTTCCCTTGACAAATCAAGTCTTGCAAGATTTGGAAGGAATCTTTTCAATCTTTGATGGGCGAGAGTTTGTTGGCCTTATCCAGAAAATCAGGCTAGAAGATAGGAATCTTCATATCGG
This genomic stretch from Streptococcus sp. 1643 harbors:
- a CDS encoding GNAT family N-acetyltransferase, producing MMIRFEENVSIENAQLVCQWSNSLGKSFQEQWMGTMIPFPLTNQVLQDLEGIFSIFDGREFVGLIQKIRLEDRNLHIGRFFINPQKQGQGLGSQALRKFVSLAFENEDIDTISLNVYEANQTAYKLYQKEGFETVQMVEVPIRKYIMKKGR